The following proteins are co-located in the Palaemon carinicauda isolate YSFRI2023 chromosome 3, ASM3689809v2, whole genome shotgun sequence genome:
- the LOC137638309 gene encoding uncharacterized protein, producing the protein MVGVTTGHIADLTTHCHNIRCNCNYCNIASTMILNYFQPATTALEETTPPPKRKKSPVQPSTAPIEPSSSPLRTPRTENLASPLFVPSSPSQTASVAARTPSPAPLSSTAMEVEPQGAYSIDCNCVICLQDLLQEATTIAASSSASQPEPRRPLPKFRLSNNSTSYAAVAAMAAKPGMKLSDRPNRKGDLIIIPKDLDTARNLQEEQDLTLLDPALIKRKAIISRYPTSLPISIVTSCSNVEKADRCKNRDNVPVRRLLATFIGPVPSSLDLGVWGTYPIQEYTPEPLRCYHCQRYGHHKEDCQGPAFCGVCSQRHNTEICIQAHKNGQETHPKCRNYSRPHHAWNKRCPESLRRIAAMKGTNPP; encoded by the coding sequence ATGGTTGGTGTCACTACTGGACACATTGCAGACCTGACAACGCACTGCCACAACATCAGATGTAATTGCAATTATTGCAATATTGCATCCACCATGATCCTCAACTATTTTCAACCTGCCACAACTGCTTTGGAGGAGACTACTCCCCCTCCCAAACGAAAGAAGAGCCCTGTTCAACCTTCTACAGCTCCCATTGAACCCTCATCATCGCCTTTAAGGACACCAAGGACTGAGAACCTGGCCTCGCCCTTGTTTGTCCCTTCTTCACCCTCACAGACAGCATCTGTTGCAGCCCGCACTCCTTCTCCAGCGCCGCTGTCCTCCACTGCCATGGAGGTCGAGCCTCAGGGGGCCTATTCCATCGACTGCAACTGTGTTATCTGCCTTCAAGACCTTCTACAGGAGGCCACCACCATCGCTGCCAGTTCTTCAGCTTCCCAGCCTGAACCCAGGAGACCTCTCCCAAAGTTTAGGCTCTCCAACAACTCCACGtcctatgcagcagttgctgccatggctgcaaagcctggcatgaaACTCTCAGATCGACCAAACCGAAAGGGTGATTTAATTATCATTCCCAAGGACTTGGATACCGCCAGAAATCTACAAGAAGAACAAGACCTAACCCTGCTAGACCCTGCCTTAATTAAAAGAAAGGCAATCATATCCAGGTACCCTACTTCACTGCCAATATCCATCGTTACTTCCTGCAGCAATGTAGAAAAGGCCGACCGCTGCAAAAACCGTGACAACGTCCCAGTCAGGAGGCTTttagccaccttcataggtccaGTGCCTTCATCACTGGATCTGGGAGTCTGGGGGACGTACCCAATTCAAGAATACACCCCAGAGCCTCTTCGTTGCTATCACTGCCAACGCTACGGCCATCACAAGGAGGACTGCCAAGGCCCTGCTTTCTGTGGTGTCTGCAGCCAACGTCACAACACTGAGATCTGCATACAGGCCCACAAGAATGGACAAGAAACTCACCCTAAGTGCCGCAACTACTCCAGACCTCATCACGCCTGGAACAAGCGCTGCCCTGAAAGTCTAAGGAGAATTGCTGCAATGAAGGGCACTAATCCTCCCTAA